One region of Salinibacterium sp. TMP30 genomic DNA includes:
- a CDS encoding glycosyltransferase codes for MHIVHVTSFFSASALSPSSAVRTRGIAYRAAGHEFSVIVPGTVASVAWTEYGTVVTVPARGAALRRGFVRIPFAIRRALDRLVPDRLEVADRLSFRQLGVWARENHVPAVLFADDVAADLATNKSWENYDRVVCGIHSATFTPAQCASANIVMMRPVVDLEIFTPLRHNSTLRDTSGADLIVVCAAPLTAAGSVSLAIDAIRELTDDGTDVHLVVLGDGPLRSRLERSAHGLPVQFLSARGLSLSERSEVFATADFALVTVDGSAGHAVAIEALASGTPVIMTGSTDHSFDFRDGSGVTTDADPAQIVHAVAVFSEKSVESRRRAARETALAFDAMPVSRAMVELHESLA; via the coding sequence ATGCATATCGTCCATGTGACCAGTTTCTTTTCTGCGTCGGCGCTTTCGCCGTCGAGCGCAGTTCGAACACGCGGTATCGCCTATCGAGCCGCGGGCCACGAATTCTCCGTTATCGTGCCAGGAACGGTCGCATCAGTGGCCTGGACTGAGTACGGAACTGTCGTTACTGTTCCCGCACGCGGGGCAGCGCTGCGGAGGGGATTCGTCCGGATCCCATTCGCCATTCGTCGCGCACTCGATCGGTTAGTTCCTGACCGCTTAGAAGTTGCTGATCGACTCAGCTTTCGTCAGCTTGGAGTCTGGGCCAGAGAGAACCACGTGCCTGCGGTGTTGTTCGCCGACGATGTGGCCGCAGACTTGGCCACCAATAAGTCTTGGGAAAACTACGATCGTGTGGTGTGTGGCATCCACAGCGCAACGTTCACGCCTGCACAGTGCGCTTCCGCAAATATAGTGATGATGCGGCCAGTGGTAGACCTCGAGATTTTTACCCCACTGCGGCACAACTCAACTCTCCGTGACACCAGCGGTGCAGATCTCATTGTGGTGTGCGCTGCCCCCCTCACCGCTGCAGGGTCGGTGTCGCTAGCGATTGATGCGATTCGAGAACTCACTGACGACGGCACAGATGTTCATCTCGTGGTCCTTGGCGACGGACCCTTGCGTTCTCGCCTTGAGCGAAGCGCGCACGGACTCCCCGTACAGTTTTTGAGTGCCCGTGGTCTCTCGCTCTCTGAACGCTCTGAAGTTTTTGCAACCGCCGACTTTGCTCTTGTGACTGTCGATGGCAGTGCCGGCCACGCTGTAGCGATAGAGGCTTTAGCATCCGGTACGCCGGTAATAATGACCGGAAGCACTGATCACAGCTTTGACTTTCGTGATGGTAGCGGTGTGACTACGGACGCTGACCCGGCTCAGATTGTGCACGCGGTTGCGGTGTTCAGCGAGAAATCGGTAGAGAGCCGTCGACGAGCAGCTCGAGAGACCGCGCTGGCTTTCGACGCGATGCCGGTGTCGCGAGCAATGGTTGAGCTTCACGAATCACTCGCGTGA
- the uvrB gene encoding excinuclease ABC subunit UvrB: protein MQPTRSVRPFEVISEYSPSGDQPEAIKQLAQRINAGETDVVLLGATGTGKSATTAWLIEQVQRPTLIMSHNKTLAAQLANEFRDLMPNNAVEYFVSYYDYYQPEAYIPQTDTFIEKDSSVNAEVERLRHSTTNSLLSRRDTVVVSTVSSIYGLGAAESYLEAMIALQVGMRIDRETLIRKFVGMQYQRNDYDFSRGNFRVRGDTIEIIPVYEELAIRIEMFGDEIEALYSLHPLTGEIVKKMDAVSVFPGTHYSASPETIKRAIVSIQEELAERLGVLERQGKLLEAQRLRMRTTFDIEMMEQIGFCNGIENYSLHMDGRQPGEPPSCLLDYFPEDFLVVIDESHVTVPQIGAMYEGDASRKRTLVEHGFRLPSALDNRPLKWEEFLDRVGQKIYLSATPGKYELGITDSIVEQVIRPTGLIDPQIVVKPSKGQIDDLLEQITMRVEKNERILVTTLTKKMAEELTEFLSEHGVRVRYLHADVDTLRRVELLTELRQGVYDVLVGINLLREGLDLPEVSLVAILDADKEGFLRSSTSLIQTIGRAARNVSGEVHMYADVVTRSMQFAIDETDRRREKQVAYNTEHGIDPQPLRKKIADITDALLREGADTAELLSSRNRGGKKRAPTPNLSHEGIAATGGNDLEQIISDLNEQMLQAASELKFELAARLRDEVQDLKKELRQMEQAGHLR from the coding sequence ATGCAACCAACTCGCTCAGTGCGTCCGTTTGAGGTGATCAGTGAGTACTCGCCTTCTGGAGATCAGCCGGAGGCGATCAAGCAACTCGCCCAGCGCATCAATGCGGGCGAGACCGATGTTGTTCTGCTGGGTGCTACCGGAACGGGAAAGTCCGCGACGACAGCCTGGCTGATTGAGCAAGTGCAGCGTCCCACGCTCATCATGTCGCACAACAAAACTCTTGCAGCGCAACTGGCAAATGAGTTCCGTGACCTCATGCCAAACAACGCGGTCGAGTACTTTGTCTCCTACTACGATTACTATCAGCCTGAGGCCTACATTCCTCAGACGGATACGTTCATCGAAAAGGATTCTTCGGTCAACGCCGAGGTCGAACGTCTCCGCCACTCCACGACCAACTCTCTACTGAGCCGCCGTGACACTGTCGTTGTTTCCACTGTGTCGAGCATTTACGGATTAGGTGCCGCAGAGTCTTACTTAGAGGCCATGATCGCGCTCCAAGTAGGAATGCGTATCGATCGTGAAACACTTATCCGCAAGTTTGTCGGCATGCAATACCAACGAAATGACTACGACTTCTCGCGCGGAAACTTCCGTGTGCGTGGCGACACGATCGAGATCATCCCTGTTTACGAAGAGCTTGCCATCCGTATCGAAATGTTCGGTGACGAGATTGAGGCACTATATTCACTGCATCCGCTCACCGGCGAAATCGTCAAGAAGATGGATGCGGTCTCCGTATTCCCCGGCACTCACTACTCAGCGAGCCCGGAAACGATCAAGCGTGCGATCGTCTCTATCCAAGAAGAGCTTGCTGAACGTCTTGGCGTGCTTGAACGTCAGGGAAAGCTCCTTGAAGCGCAGCGGCTGCGGATGCGCACAACCTTTGACATCGAGATGATGGAGCAGATTGGTTTTTGCAACGGCATCGAGAACTATTCACTCCACATGGATGGTCGCCAGCCTGGGGAGCCGCCAAGCTGTTTGCTCGACTACTTCCCGGAGGATTTTCTCGTCGTCATCGATGAGTCGCACGTCACCGTGCCACAAATTGGAGCGATGTATGAGGGCGACGCATCGCGAAAGCGCACGCTCGTCGAGCACGGATTCCGACTGCCGAGCGCACTCGATAATCGTCCCCTCAAGTGGGAAGAGTTTTTAGACCGTGTTGGGCAAAAAATCTACCTTTCGGCTACGCCCGGAAAGTACGAGCTCGGCATTACCGACTCAATTGTTGAGCAGGTCATCCGCCCCACTGGTTTGATCGACCCACAGATCGTGGTCAAGCCATCGAAGGGACAAATAGACGATCTCCTTGAGCAGATCACGATGCGCGTGGAGAAAAACGAACGCATTCTGGTGACAACGCTGACGAAGAAGATGGCCGAGGAGCTTACCGAGTTCCTCTCAGAGCACGGTGTACGAGTCCGCTACCTTCATGCCGACGTCGACACTCTGCGTCGGGTCGAACTTCTCACTGAACTTCGTCAGGGTGTGTACGACGTTCTCGTTGGTATCAACCTGCTCCGCGAGGGTCTCGACCTTCCCGAAGTCTCGCTTGTCGCCATTCTCGATGCCGACAAAGAAGGCTTTTTGCGTTCGTCGACCTCGCTCATTCAGACCATCGGTCGTGCCGCCCGAAATGTCTCCGGCGAAGTTCACATGTATGCGGATGTCGTCACTCGCTCCATGCAGTTCGCGATCGATGAGACTGATCGGCGCCGCGAGAAGCAGGTCGCCTACAACACCGAGCACGGCATTGACCCTCAGCCACTTCGTAAAAAGATCGCCGATATAACCGACGCATTGCTCCGTGAGGGCGCTGATACGGCTGAACTGCTCTCCAGCCGCAACAGAGGAGGCAAGAAGCGTGCTCCCACACCGAATCTTTCGCACGAAGGCATAGCGGCCACCGGCGGAAACGATCTTGAGCAGATCATTTCGGACCTCAACGAGCAAATGCTGCAGGCAGCATCCGAATTGAAGTTCGAACTCGCAGCGAGACTGCGCGACGAGGTTCAAGACCTCAAGAAGGAGTTACGGCAAATGGAGCAGGCCGGCCATTTGCGCTAG
- the uvrA gene encoding excinuclease ABC subunit UvrA: MTTAQSIPNSHLSVRGARVHNLKNVDLEIPRDSLVVFTGLSGSGKSSLAFDTIFAEGQRRYVESLSAYARQFLGQVDRPDVDFIEGLSPAVSIDQKSTNRNPRSTVGTITEIYDYMRLLWARIGVPHCAVCGEKIERQSVQQIADQLMKLESGTRYQVVSPVVSQKKGEFVDLFAELASGGYSRAIVDGVVAQLSDPPKLKKQYKHDISVVVDRLVANDDILTRLTDSLETALRLTDGTVAINFVDEEGDAAWRSFSEKLSCPNNHPIQLTEIEPRTFSFNAPFGACPECSGLGTRMSIDADLLIADDSVSLSEGAILPWTNSGKGLYNYFEKLLGGLAQDLDFSLDTPWGELPEDARDAILTGNNFKVSVKWKNRFGREMKYSTGFEGVIPYIERKYLEAETDVQRQRHAAYLREIPCPVCHGKRLKPEVLAVTVADRNISDICELSLIDAYDFMNRITLSERDARIAAQVLREIRLRLEFLVEVGLSYLNLARAAATLSGGEAQRIRLATQIGSGLTGVLYVLDEPSIGLHQRDNRRLIETLVKLKNLGNTLIVVEHDEDTIRTADWIVDIGPGAGEHGGEVVHSGSYVDLLKNTKSITADYLSGRKAIETPKKRRPVDRERQITVEGAKANNLQNVTVKFPLGTFTAVTGVSGSGKSSLVNDILYKVLANELNGARQIPGKHTRVTGLENLDKVVHVDQNPIGRTPRSNPATYTGVFDKIRTLFSETGDAKARGYLPGRFSFNVKGGRCENCSGDGTIKIEMNFLPDVYVACEVCGGARYNRDTLAVKYKSKNIAEVLDMPISEAAEFFEAISSIHRYLKTLEEVGLGYVRLGQSATTLSGGEAQRVKLATELQKRSMGRSIYVLDEPTTGLHFEDVRKLLLVLNGLVDKGNTVIVIEHNLDVIKSADWLIDLGPEGGAGGGELLFTGTPEKLAKVKDSHTGQFLAEVLSGNRV, translated from the coding sequence GTGACTACTGCACAGTCGATCCCCAATTCTCACCTCAGCGTCCGCGGCGCTCGAGTTCACAATCTTAAGAATGTAGACCTCGAAATACCCCGCGATTCTCTCGTCGTCTTCACCGGGCTTTCTGGTTCTGGCAAATCGAGCCTCGCGTTCGACACAATCTTTGCTGAAGGTCAGCGCCGCTACGTTGAGTCGCTTTCCGCGTACGCCCGTCAGTTTCTCGGACAGGTTGACCGCCCTGATGTCGACTTCATCGAAGGACTTAGCCCGGCTGTTTCCATCGACCAGAAGTCGACGAACCGCAACCCTCGTTCCACCGTGGGAACGATCACAGAAATCTACGACTACATGCGTCTCTTGTGGGCACGTATCGGCGTGCCACACTGTGCTGTCTGTGGCGAGAAGATTGAACGTCAATCAGTTCAACAAATCGCGGACCAGCTCATGAAGTTAGAGAGCGGCACCCGCTACCAGGTAGTCAGCCCGGTTGTCTCGCAGAAGAAGGGTGAATTTGTCGACCTCTTCGCCGAGCTCGCATCTGGTGGATACTCACGAGCGATCGTCGACGGCGTCGTCGCGCAGTTGAGCGACCCGCCCAAGCTTAAAAAGCAGTACAAGCATGATATTTCTGTTGTCGTAGATCGGCTTGTTGCCAATGACGACATTCTCACGCGTCTTACTGATTCCCTTGAAACGGCACTCCGACTTACTGACGGCACCGTTGCCATCAACTTTGTTGACGAAGAGGGAGATGCTGCCTGGCGCTCATTCTCCGAGAAATTGTCTTGTCCGAACAATCACCCCATCCAACTCACCGAAATCGAACCGCGAACGTTCTCTTTTAATGCTCCTTTCGGGGCTTGCCCGGAATGCTCTGGTCTGGGTACTCGCATGTCGATCGATGCAGATCTTCTCATCGCCGACGATTCGGTCAGCTTGTCAGAGGGGGCAATCCTGCCGTGGACTAACTCTGGAAAGGGCCTCTACAACTACTTCGAGAAACTCCTCGGTGGCTTAGCGCAGGATCTGGACTTCTCTCTTGACACACCGTGGGGAGAATTGCCTGAAGATGCTCGTGACGCAATTCTCACGGGCAACAATTTCAAAGTTTCCGTCAAGTGGAAGAATCGCTTCGGTCGGGAGATGAAGTATTCGACCGGATTCGAGGGGGTAATTCCCTACATCGAGCGCAAATATCTCGAAGCTGAGACTGACGTACAGCGCCAACGGCATGCGGCTTATTTGCGTGAGATTCCGTGTCCGGTGTGCCACGGAAAGCGACTCAAACCAGAAGTGCTCGCCGTGACTGTCGCTGACCGCAACATTTCTGACATTTGTGAGCTGAGCCTCATCGATGCCTACGATTTTATGAATCGCATCACCCTCTCCGAGCGCGATGCTCGCATCGCAGCTCAGGTGCTGCGAGAGATTCGCCTTCGACTTGAGTTCCTCGTCGAGGTCGGATTGAGCTATCTCAATCTTGCTCGCGCGGCGGCAACTTTGAGCGGTGGCGAAGCGCAGCGCATCCGGCTCGCGACCCAAATTGGTTCCGGTCTCACTGGCGTTCTCTACGTGCTGGATGAGCCAAGCATCGGCCTCCACCAGCGTGACAATCGTCGATTGATCGAAACGCTCGTCAAGCTGAAAAACCTCGGTAACACGCTCATTGTCGTTGAGCACGACGAAGACACTATTCGAACAGCAGACTGGATCGTCGATATCGGGCCGGGCGCAGGGGAGCATGGCGGTGAGGTCGTTCACTCCGGTTCGTACGTTGACCTGCTGAAGAACACCAAGTCGATTACCGCTGACTATTTGTCGGGACGCAAAGCGATTGAGACGCCCAAAAAACGTCGACCGGTAGACCGTGAACGTCAGATTACTGTCGAGGGTGCGAAAGCAAACAATCTACAAAATGTGACAGTGAAGTTCCCACTCGGAACGTTTACCGCCGTCACCGGAGTCAGTGGGTCGGGCAAGTCGAGCCTGGTCAACGACATCCTCTACAAAGTGCTCGCGAACGAACTCAATGGTGCCCGGCAAATCCCGGGAAAGCACACTCGGGTTACTGGTCTTGAGAACCTCGACAAGGTTGTGCACGTTGACCAGAATCCGATCGGGCGCACTCCTCGGTCAAACCCCGCAACGTACACGGGAGTATTCGACAAGATCCGCACGCTTTTCTCTGAAACTGGAGATGCGAAGGCACGCGGCTACCTTCCCGGCCGCTTTAGCTTCAACGTGAAGGGTGGCCGCTGCGAGAACTGCTCAGGCGATGGCACTATCAAGATTGAAATGAACTTTCTACCCGACGTATACGTCGCCTGCGAGGTGTGTGGGGGCGCTCGTTACAACCGCGACACGCTTGCCGTCAAGTACAAATCAAAGAATATCGCTGAAGTACTCGACATGCCCATCAGCGAAGCCGCTGAGTTCTTTGAGGCGATCTCAAGCATCCATCGCTACCTCAAGACACTTGAAGAGGTGGGACTCGGCTATGTGCGTCTCGGTCAGAGTGCAACCACACTCTCTGGTGGCGAAGCCCAGCGCGTAAAGCTCGCTACAGAGCTACAGAAGCGATCGATGGGGCGCAGCATTTACGTACTTGATGAACCAACAACGGGCTTGCATTTCGAGGATGTCCGCAAGCTGCTTTTGGTTCTCAACGGTTTGGTAGACAAGGGAAACACAGTGATTGTGATTGAACACAATCTGGATGTGATTAAGTCTGCAGATTGGCTCATCGATCTTGGGCCTGAAGGTGGCGCTGGGGGTGGTGAGCTCCTGTTCACGGGCACGCCGGAGAAGCTTGCGAAGGTGAAAGATAGCCACACTGGTCAGTTCCTCGCAGAGGTTCTTAGCGGCAATCGTGTCTAG
- the rapZ gene encoding RNase adapter RapZ: MKPATEQQEMLIVTGMSGAGRSTVGNALEDLGWYVVDNLPPQMLLPLVDLAHRAGDSLPRVAAVIDVRGGKLFSDAQEAIESLRGSTSLRVLFLDAEDAALVRRFEQVRRPHPLQEEGTPLDGIAAERTRMAEIRASSDIIIDTTDLNIHQLATTIIEKFSAENDAGLRITIESFGFKYGLPADADMVADCRFLPNPFWVPELKALDGLDERVRAYVVGATGAQEFIADYARALEPVFAGYQRENKRHATIAIGCTGGKHRSVAVAEELSAILSGLPGVAVSIKHRDRGRE; this comes from the coding sequence ATGAAACCCGCTACCGAACAGCAAGAGATGCTCATCGTTACCGGCATGTCAGGTGCAGGGCGATCAACTGTTGGCAACGCTCTCGAAGACCTCGGTTGGTATGTCGTCGACAACCTCCCACCCCAAATGCTTCTTCCTTTAGTCGACTTAGCGCACCGCGCAGGAGATTCCCTTCCCCGCGTAGCCGCCGTTATCGACGTGCGCGGGGGAAAACTTTTCTCTGACGCGCAAGAGGCGATTGAATCGTTGCGGGGATCGACGTCGCTCAGAGTGCTGTTCCTTGATGCTGAGGACGCGGCGTTGGTTCGTCGCTTCGAGCAAGTGCGGCGGCCGCATCCCCTTCAAGAGGAGGGCACTCCGCTCGATGGGATTGCCGCGGAGCGCACTCGAATGGCTGAGATTCGTGCTAGCAGCGACATCATCATCGACACGACTGATCTCAACATCCACCAGCTTGCAACAACCATCATCGAGAAGTTTTCTGCGGAGAACGATGCCGGTTTGCGTATTACTATTGAGAGCTTCGGATTTAAGTATGGCCTTCCAGCAGACGCCGATATGGTTGCTGACTGCAGGTTCTTGCCCAATCCTTTTTGGGTACCTGAACTCAAAGCGCTTGACGGACTTGATGAACGAGTGCGCGCATACGTGGTCGGGGCAACCGGAGCGCAAGAGTTCATTGCAGACTACGCACGAGCTCTTGAACCAGTTTTCGCCGGGTATCAGCGCGAGAATAAACGACACGCAACGATCGCGATCGGTTGTACCGGTGGCAAACATCGGTCAGTCGCAGTCGCAGAAGAACTGTCGGCCATTCTGAGTGGATTGCCCGGAGTAGCCGTCAGCATTAAACATCGGGATCGCGGACGAGAGTAG
- the uvrC gene encoding excinuclease ABC subunit UvrC codes for MTKTVSWRPRAGDIPSEPGVYRFTDDRKRVLYVGKAKNLRSRLSNYFAPLSSLHERTRRMVLSATNVEWTIVGNDFEALQLEYTWIKEFDPPFNVQYKDDKSYPYLALTMGDAVPRVLVTRNRNLPNARYFGPYSRAWAIRDTVDVMLKAFPMRSCSQSVYKRAQQTGRPCLLGDIGKCAAPCVGRVTLEEHKSIAVDFASFMAGNDSRMLNSIRERMTHAAATQDYESAARYRDQIGAMETALAKNQIVLSEDVDADFFGIAHDELAAAVQQFVVRGGRIRGVRGWVVDKELDVDLGGLVESVLQNAYDDTSPPRDVLVPALPEDSTALEEWLAQRRGLGARVRLHVAKRGEKAALAQTVETNAKNALMLYKSKRSGDFVARSQALADIQEALGMSEAPLRMECFDVSHLSGTNVVASMVVFEDGLPKKQHYRRFNIAETTDDTDSIYQVLKRRLAYLAAGATVPDAAAAASDADGAEQGESHELPAATTKFAYPPQLLLVDGGQPQVSAAQRALEESGVSGIQLAGIAKRLEEIWLPNSDFPVILPRNSDALFLIQRLRDEAHRFAITHQRQRRSKDVSSVLATVPGLGPSRIKALLQHFGSVARLRAASAVEIIEVPGIGASTAEAIIEKLGQPDLR; via the coding sequence ATGACAAAGACCGTCAGTTGGCGTCCCCGCGCCGGTGACATTCCTTCAGAGCCTGGCGTCTATCGGTTCACCGATGATCGCAAGCGGGTTCTCTATGTCGGCAAAGCGAAAAATTTGCGTTCTCGCCTGAGCAACTATTTTGCGCCATTGTCTTCGCTGCACGAGCGAACTCGCAGAATGGTGCTCTCCGCTACCAACGTTGAGTGGACGATCGTCGGCAACGATTTCGAAGCACTGCAGCTGGAATACACGTGGATCAAGGAATTCGACCCGCCATTCAACGTCCAATATAAGGACGACAAGTCTTATCCCTATCTCGCTCTCACTATGGGCGACGCAGTTCCTCGCGTGTTGGTGACTCGCAACCGCAATTTGCCGAATGCTCGTTACTTTGGTCCCTATTCTCGAGCGTGGGCGATTCGAGACACCGTGGATGTCATGCTCAAGGCATTCCCCATGCGCAGCTGCTCACAATCCGTATACAAGCGAGCGCAACAGACGGGGCGTCCATGCCTCCTTGGTGATATCGGAAAGTGTGCGGCCCCCTGTGTGGGCCGAGTGACGCTCGAAGAACACAAGTCGATTGCCGTCGACTTTGCCTCGTTCATGGCAGGCAATGACTCGCGGATGCTCAACTCGATCCGTGAGCGTATGACTCACGCCGCAGCTACTCAAGACTACGAGTCGGCCGCGCGGTATCGGGATCAGATCGGTGCGATGGAGACAGCACTCGCGAAGAATCAAATAGTCTTATCGGAAGATGTCGATGCAGACTTTTTCGGTATCGCGCATGACGAACTCGCTGCCGCAGTGCAACAGTTCGTTGTACGTGGTGGTCGAATCCGTGGGGTGCGGGGCTGGGTTGTAGACAAAGAGCTCGACGTCGATCTCGGTGGCCTAGTGGAGTCTGTGCTTCAGAATGCTTACGACGATACGTCCCCTCCACGGGACGTTTTGGTACCGGCATTGCCCGAGGACAGCACAGCACTTGAGGAGTGGTTGGCGCAACGCAGGGGCTTGGGCGCTCGAGTGCGCTTGCATGTGGCTAAGCGGGGGGAGAAGGCTGCACTCGCACAGACGGTCGAGACAAACGCCAAAAATGCGTTGATGCTCTACAAGTCAAAGCGCAGTGGTGATTTCGTCGCACGCTCTCAGGCACTTGCCGATATTCAAGAGGCGCTGGGTATGTCTGAAGCCCCACTCCGCATGGAGTGTTTCGATGTCTCGCATTTGTCAGGAACTAACGTCGTCGCCTCGATGGTGGTGTTCGAGGACGGCTTGCCGAAGAAACAACACTATCGACGGTTCAACATCGCGGAAACCACTGACGATACGGACTCCATTTACCAAGTGCTCAAGCGCCGGCTCGCCTATCTTGCGGCGGGTGCAACGGTCCCCGATGCTGCCGCCGCGGCGTCCGACGCCGACGGTGCCGAGCAGGGTGAGTCTCACGAGCTACCCGCGGCGACGACGAAATTCGCGTATCCACCGCAATTGCTTCTTGTCGATGGGGGCCAGCCTCAGGTTTCCGCTGCTCAAAGGGCGCTTGAAGAATCTGGAGTCTCGGGTATCCAGCTCGCCGGAATCGCGAAACGGCTCGAAGAGATCTGGCTGCCCAACTCAGACTTTCCCGTCATCCTTCCTCGCAACAGCGATGCGCTTTTTCTGATCCAACGACTGCGAGATGAAGCTCACCGCTTCGCGATCACCCACCAGCGACAGCGGCGTTCGAAAGATGTTTCGTCAGTTCTTGCGACAGTGCCGGGGCTAGGACCATCGCGGATCAAGGCTCTTCTTCAGCATTTTGGGTCTGTAGCCCGACTCCGCGCGGCCTCTGCTGTGGAGATCATCGAAGTCCCCGGGATCGGAGCTTCGACCGCGGAAGCAATCATCGAGAAGCTGGGCCAACCAGACCTCAGGTAG